The following coding sequences are from one Paenibacillus sp. FSL R5-0912 window:
- a CDS encoding carbohydrate ABC transporter permease: protein MTQSKSFRNSSVSDRIFDICNFIFMILLIIVTLYPFLNMFALSFNDANDSVRGDIYIWPREWTLRNFEYVFSESNIFYATFISAARTIVGTVVSVFCTAMLAYTVSRPEYKLKKFVSVTFIFTMYFSGGLIPGYLLIKELDMLNTFWVYIIPGIIGVFNMIVIRSFIEALPEGLMESAKIDGAGDFITFARIVLPLTVPALATVSLFVAVYQWNSWFDVFLYNSSKPGLSTLQYELMKMLSTTNTSSASSAADAFANAQANKGAVTPTSVRATMTIVASVPIIIVYPFLQKYFVKGMVVGGVKG, encoded by the coding sequence ATGACTCAATCCAAATCATTCCGCAACTCTTCAGTAAGTGACCGGATCTTTGATATATGCAATTTTATCTTCATGATTCTATTGATTATTGTCACCCTCTATCCGTTCTTGAATATGTTCGCTTTATCGTTTAATGATGCGAATGATTCCGTCCGGGGGGATATTTACATTTGGCCGCGGGAATGGACGCTGCGAAACTTTGAATATGTGTTTAGCGAATCCAATATCTTCTATGCCACGTTTATCTCTGCGGCACGGACCATTGTTGGGACTGTGGTCTCTGTATTCTGTACTGCGATGCTGGCCTATACGGTAAGCCGCCCGGAATATAAGCTGAAGAAGTTTGTGTCCGTCACTTTTATTTTCACTATGTATTTCAGCGGCGGTCTGATTCCGGGCTACCTGCTGATCAAAGAGCTGGACATGCTTAATACCTTCTGGGTCTATATCATCCCGGGCATCATCGGCGTATTTAATATGATTGTCATCCGCTCCTTCATCGAAGCATTGCCTGAAGGGCTAATGGAATCAGCCAAAATTGACGGCGCTGGGGACTTCATTACGTTCGCGCGCATTGTACTCCCGTTGACCGTTCCGGCCCTTGCTACAGTCTCATTGTTTGTGGCAGTCTATCAGTGGAATTCCTGGTTCGACGTATTCCTGTATAACTCTTCCAAGCCAGGTCTGAGTACCCTGCAGTATGAACTGATGAAAATGCTGTCCACCACAAACACCTCCTCTGCAAGCTCGGCAGCCGATGCCTTTGCTAACGCACAAGCCAACAAGGGCGCCGTGACACCGACTTCTGTACGTGCAACGATGACTATTGTGGCCAGTGTGCCTATTATTATCGTGTATCCATTCCTGCAGAAGTACTTTGTCAAAGGGATGGTTGTCGGTGGTGTGAAAGGCTAA